The following is a genomic window from Neomonachus schauinslandi chromosome 15, ASM220157v2, whole genome shotgun sequence.
TGAAGGGTGGGTTTCGCTTGAATGCGGCACAAGCAAAATTatcatttcctcatttgctttaaaaacaaacacgTCAGTCCTGGTGTTTCTGCTAAAAAGAGAGCGGCTGGAGGCGGCAGACATTTGCGTCCCCGTTTCGAGAAGTACCTGGCCAGGGCTGGTGGGCCCCCCTCCGCCCCTGACTTCTGCTCAGACTCTTGCCCAACAAGCCTTGCTAACTAAACTCCGGAGAGGCCAGCTGGGAAatcattcattcgttcaacaGAGACTGTAGGAGCACCTGTTtggtgcctggcactgttctaggccccAAGATGGATCCACAGGgtgcagaaaaaaacaaagatccCCACCTTCCCATAGCTTGCATTCCGGGCGGggccgtgggggtggggagacagatgACAGATGATAGGGACAATAAGCGCCTTCCACAGTGTGTTGGAACCCAGTAAGTCCTAGAGAGAAGCAAGCAGGGAGGAATGGAAGGGAACacggggggggatggggagggtcaGCATGTGTTGGGAGATTGTCACTGAGAAGGGGACACCCAAGCAGGGACACAAAGGAGCCAGTAAAGCCTGGGAGGCCTGAGTGCTGACTGCaggaagcagtggggaggggagagctcGATGGGGAGGAGGGTTGAGTAGGGAGTGCTCGGTGGACGGCGCTACGGGGGGTGGGGTTTTCATGGAAGCCAAGGTCTGGTTTGCCCTTCAaggctgctgtgttgagaagagACGGGATGGGGACCATGGGTAGAATCCCGGGGAGCCATCAGGCTGTTCCTGGGATCCAGAGGAGAGATTGGGTGATAGCCAGAGCCCCCGGGAGAAGTGATCAAGATATATCCTGAAGGTCAGGCCAGCAGCGTGTGCTGGGAGGATGGGATGGGAAAGACAGAGCCAGAGAAGATGATCCCAaagtttttggcctgagcaactcgAAGGATTGACCAAATAAAGTGCAGCcttaccatggaatattatgcagctaaaCACTCCCGTGGGGGCAAGAAGTGGGGCACAAGAGATGGGAAGTTGAGGAACTGAAGGGCCAGGGTGTTGGAAAGACGATCTCTATGTATTTCGAAATCCCCAGGCATTGTGGCCGGTGTGGTATTGAGAGTGGTGGGAACGGGGGGCAGGAATCTTCAAGGAATGATGCGTGTTTCTAGGTAACTAACCCGGGGGAGCAGGGTAGAATACATCTGAAGACATGAGGTTCAAGCCTGGTGtttagggagggaggagggaggatagTCCAGAAATGCCAAGAGGATATCCACCCCTGTCCTCCCAGGTCAGTGCTGGGGAGGCTGTGGGGACCCTATCATCTGAGACAACCGCGGGGTAGGCCCTGCCCTGGGTGCGGGGGAGGCTGGTTCCCGTAGGCATCGGTGAGGTGTCAGAGTGCCAACTGAGCCTACGTTCCTGAGGGCTCCGCGGGAGGATGCCAGGGTCGGAAAGGttggggaggtggtggggtgaTGGTGGATGTGCAGAGCCTCCTaagaggtggggcagggcagggaggatgACCTGGGGGCCTGGGGCATCCTGTGGGGCTGCCATGAACGCACGAGAGTGTTCTCACTCAGAGGGGGGATATCTGGATGAAGCACGGTTTCAAACTAGATCGTCCCCCTGAGAGCGAGCAAAGGAACCTTGACGGATTGTCCTCCAGGTATTCCTAAAACCTGCGTGGTTTCTCAGCGATGTTCAGAAGAACCCCTTGGAGGGGGTGCTGTCGTAACTTCCTGGGACTGCCGTAAGGAATTACCACACACTGGGGGGTTTACAATAACAACAAGTCATTCTCTCCTAGTTTTGGAGGCTAGAGGTCCGAGATGGGGGTGTCGGCAGGGAGAAGCTGACCCAGGcctcctctctcctggcttccagTGGCTCCTGGCAGTCCTTGGAGTTCATGGCTGGTGACAGCATCCCTCcaacctctgcctgcctcttcatGTGGCCTCTCCCTGCGTGCGTGTgcgtctctgcctctcctcttagTAGGGCCACGCTAATCCACCACGGATCCCCAGAGTgcatctgtaaagaccctatttccaaataaggccccATTCACAGGACCCGGGTGATAGGGCTTGACCATATCTTTTTTGGAAGACATAATTCAACCCTCAACACGTGGGCTGCTTGTTCAAAATCAGATCCCGGAACAACCCTAGGGTTGGATTGGATCTCTAGGGTTGGGACTCAGATCTCTAAGCCTCTAGTTATCACAGACACAAGCCTGGAGACAGGCGGGGGCGATCCTGAAGGGCCTCTGAGCCTTGGGGCGGCAGCTCCGAGGTCCCCGCATTCACCCCAAGgggcttccttctctccttagCAACAGAAGGAGGCTCTGCGTGGCCACCcactcagcccagcccagcttgGCTCAGCTTCCGGTCTGAGCGTGGGCCTGTCTCTTCATCACATTGAGTGTGCCGTCCCATCCTCCAATGCTCTAATGCACATGatgaatttttaattgaatgccaGCCCTCTCATTATTGCTGGGTTAAATGCATAAGCTAAACGATCAACAAAGACCACACCAGTCTTGTTAGAATATAAAGTGAATGCCCTGCGGCCTAGTGCAGTCAGAAGTGACTCTGGTCTGTGAGTTTATGTAAATCAAGCTTCTATTATTGGCCCTCAAAATGGAAACCAAAGCAacccagctttttcttttaacttttattagtCATTTCCCTCCATGAAGGGAGTGAAGAAAAGTGTCATCACACTGAACACCCTGAGCCCCCATTTCCCCTGTGGAGGGAGATTCGGGCCCCAAGAGCATCTGGGCAGTGAGGAGCTGGCCCTTTGGCCCCAGGTTGCACCCACAAAATTACTGTTGGCAGTGTGCAAAATGGCGCTCCAGAGACCACACTGGACGCTCCGTAGGGCTTTATTTACTTCAAATCCAAGACTTGGTGTGAAAgtctgtttgggaaaaaaaaaaaagtactaaactATGGGGGTTCTCATGCCgttgagaaagaggaacagatgagaaaacatttGTTGGTGTGTGTGCAGCCCTGGGCAGGGCTAGAAATCTGATTCTGGAAGGCTGCTGGTGGTTGTCAAGACCATGGTTTCTCAACCTCGACACTTTTGACATCGGAACTGGACGATTCCGTTATGCGGCTGTCCTGTGCGTTATTGGATATTTTAGtgacatccctggcctctacctactagatACCAGGAGCACCCCCCATTCATGGCAACCAAAAATGCTTCCAGACACAAAGGTCCCTTggaagcaaaaccaaaaccacccCTGGCCAAGAACCACTGGTCCAGAAAGAAATATGCTTAGTGGTCAGAACCTTTAGGATTCCTAGGAAATGTCTCTGAAGGAAGCACTTTCTAGTTGTTTCCAGGTCTCTGCTCCGTGAGCAGTTTTCTGATGGCAGTGTGGTTTCCAGAGCCAGTGTGCCCACGCAGCAGGGCAAGGGTGATGCATGAGGCACATGATATTTCGATTTCATCAACCCTTTCCTCTACGCCCCCCAAGCGCTGCCCCTACACACTCTCCTTGAACAGGCACAGAATGTTGCCCACAATGCAGCCTCCCTCCCAAACCCCCGTTGAGGGGCAGCTTTGTTTCCACCCAACCTCTGTCTGGAAGAATTCAGTATGGGCTGCAAGAGAAGCTCTTAGAAACGTCTTCTGCATCAAATCAACTCCAGGATCCACCTGCAAAACAGAGCAGTTAGTTACTTCCAAGCAGAGAGGCAGTGTTGATGGAAGAATGCAGGGTGCTGCTGGAGAGTGGGTCCGGCCCTGCGTCCCCCAGGTGCTCCAGCATCTGGTCCTGCATCCCCCAGGTGCTGGAAGCATCCAGTCTCCTTTGAGGGCCTCCCTGCTCTCTGGAAATCCTGCTTTCCCAAGTGgcctctttctctctggctcaGCTCAACCCTGTTGATCTGGGTCCTACCCTCTACCCTCTCCTTCTGACTGTCCCTTTAAACCAGATGTTGACCTCTCTGGGGCCTGGCCAGCTCCCCTGCATCCCAGGTCCCCTGCTGGGTCTGGCACTGAGAGGAGGCCTCTGATACCAGTTCAGCGTGCAACCAAGTAACTGCCTTCTCGTGGGAGGGAGTCGTTCAGCCAACAAACAGTAGATTTCTGGTCTCCTGCCTTGGGCCACCTTCCTGCATATGGTGATGTGCAAGAAGGACTCCAGCACCTCTCCCCTGCCACTTACAGTCGACCAGCTCGTTGAATCTAGAAGTTGAATTCAGTGTCAGCTCTCCTGACCTGTGTCCCAAACTTCTCCGTGCTTCCTACTCATatcctaatttcattttatttttgtaggaaAATATTCTGGGCAAAAAGAATCTAAACCCCAGAGATAGACTTTTATCCAGGAGgcctgcctcccttcctgccttccttcttgccttccttccttccttcttgccttccttccttccttttcaaaattggggtgaaattcacataacacaaaattaaccattttaaagtgacgATTCAGTAGCGTTTAgtgcattcacagtgttgtgcaaccatcaccctatctagttccaaaacatttcatcaccccaaaaggaaagcCCCGACCCACAGTCactccccatctgcccctcccccagctcctgtcaACCggcaatctgctttctgtttcggGATTTTCCTATTCGGGACGTTTCATGTGAATGGAATCGAAGATAGTTCaccttctgtgtctgacttaccTCCCTCGACGTGATGTTTCTAAGGCTCGTCCGTGCTAAGCATGGATCAgaacttcattgctttttatggGTGAGGACTATTCCATCATGTGGCCAGGCCAGGGTTGACTTACCCATTCATCCACGGACGGACGCGTGGGCTACTTCCTTCCACCTGCTGGCTAgcgtgaatagtgctgctgtgagcCTGGGCGCACACGGAGCCATTACAGTccctgttttccattcttttggtaGATATCTAGAAGTGGGATTTGCtaggtcatatgataattttttaactttttgaggaactgcaaaACCGGCATTTTCTTAAGGTGCTTGATCAATATTGGTTTCCTTCTTCCCCCTTGGACCCTTTCACCTGCCAGAAGTCACCCCTGAGACCTTCATTGCCTACAAAGTCCTGGAGGTTTTCCCCAGAGGCCGCAGGGTGGTCATAACGTGCCACTCACCCCAGGCACCCCCGCCCATCACCTACTCCCTCTGGGGGAGTCAGGGCACCAAGGTTGCCAAGAAGGTGGTGAAGACCAGAGACCTGGCCTCCTTCAGCATCAACATCACACTCAAGTCCAGGCCAGACCTGCTCACTTACTCCTGCAAGGCGGTCTCCCCCTGGGGCGAGCATTCAGCCAGCACCAAGCTGCAGATGTACTGGGAGCTGTGGACCAGTGAGTGCACACTGGGGGCTGGAAGTGGGGCAGGGTCTGGGCTAGAAGGCAGGAGGCTGGGGACAGGACAGGTTGCTCACCTCCAAGGCCACTCTGGGTCCCTTAGGCCTGCGCCCAGAACAGTGTAGCTCCTGGCTGGGCTCCAGGGCACCATCTCCTGGCAGGGGCCTTTGGGGTGGACAGAAGTGACCCGGGCCTGGGTCCCATCAGTTGAGCTCTGGCCTCATTCTGATAAAGTAGGCATTTTTTGTGCTTTATCTAGTTGAATCTTCACTACAACTGGAGGGTGGGGTTTGTGGTTCCTGGCCTATATAAAGCCTTGGTGATTAAGAATGTCGCCCCAGCCCCAAAACCTGTCTTCTTCCCACTTCTTCTCTGATCTTAACTCAGGTGTCCTTCCTGGTGGGAGGCACGGGGtgtggttggggggaggggagctggaggaTGTTGCCCAGGCCAGTGGTGGGCCCCTGGCCCCCTGACTCCGCCCCTGAGAGGAGCCAGCCTAGTGAAGGAGGGCCCAGGGTCTGGAGCCCTATGGTCAGGGTTCAAGTCTCGACACTTAGAAGCTGTgggtcttgggcaagtcactcaacctctgtGGGCCTGGTTGCTTCatctgcaaaacaaaaataataatagttcctACCCCTGGAGGGCAGGAAGGATTCAGCGGAAGCTTCTAGTAGGTGGTCAGTTTGCCACAAGGGGCGGTGGTTGTTACTCATCCATAAGGCTATTTACAGCATTAGGCTGAAGGCCCCGGGGGATTCTAGAATCTAGAATCTTGTAAGTGACAGTTCTTATTCTGAAGGAACTATTCCAGTAAAAGAGCCAAGACTGAAAGAATATAAACAGGGTTGCCAGATAAATTTTGCACAGGACATAGTCATTATTtacctgaaattaaaatttaactgggcatcctgtatgtatttttatttggtaaGTCTGACAACCCAGAATATACCAAATGTGAAATTGTGTAGTACACACTGCAAGTAGAATAGAAGCTCAGACACAAGACGGAGGGGGTAATCCGG
Proteins encoded in this region:
- the C15H17orf99 gene encoding protein IL-40, encoding MSLLLLFCLAMLGTSGFSAQQEVEVTPETFIAYKVLEVFPRGRRVVITCHSPQAPPPITYSLWGSQGTKVAKKVVKTRDLASFSINITLKSRPDLLTYSCKAVSPWGEHSASTKLQMYWELWTKPVSQLQATFTLLDRGSGPRVEISCRVSSGSPPITYRLVGKDGSVHMQQRPSYGQPADFSFALPNTP